The following proteins are encoded in a genomic region of Candidatus Methylospira mobilis:
- a CDS encoding PepSY-associated TM helix domain-containing protein, protein MSIQNPGMPPRNKTSGGYLFLPRNLARGNFLKWLRRTHAWLGLWGAALGLLFGTTGILLNHREIMKIPAARTEQHEIQITLPESRPTDPKALAAWLGLALGSDFSRARIMQEPAKSVTWNGVAVQQPARWQIAVRSPQRFIQAEYWQGNAYVTVKRGEANLFALLTNLHKGAGLGAGWILLVDTLGGALIVLSITGVLLWTRLHGRRLGAAGLGFGSLSLAIWFLWQTL, encoded by the coding sequence ATGAGCATCCAAAATCCCGGCATGCCGCCGCGCAACAAAACATCCGGTGGCTATTTGTTTCTTCCCCGCAATCTGGCCCGGGGCAATTTCCTCAAATGGCTGCGCCGCACGCATGCCTGGCTCGGCCTATGGGGCGCGGCGCTGGGGCTGTTGTTCGGAACGACCGGCATTCTGCTCAACCACAGGGAAATCATGAAAATTCCTGCAGCCAGAACGGAGCAGCATGAAATACAGATAACATTGCCTGAATCCCGTCCCACCGACCCCAAAGCTTTGGCCGCCTGGCTGGGATTGGCGCTAGGTAGCGATTTCAGCCGTGCGCGCATCATGCAGGAGCCGGCTAAAAGCGTAACCTGGAACGGCGTCGCCGTACAGCAACCGGCTCGCTGGCAAATCGCGGTGCGTAGTCCGCAACGCTTCATTCAGGCGGAATATTGGCAGGGCAACGCCTACGTTACTGTCAAGCGCGGCGAAGCCAATCTGTTTGCGCTGCTGACCAATCTGCACAAGGGGGCGGGCTTGGGGGCCGGCTGGATACTGCTGGTCGATACACTGGGCGGCGCGCTCATCGTACTCAGCATCACCGGCGTGCTGCTGTGGACGCGGCTGCACGGACGTCGATTGGGCGCAGCCGGGTTGGGGTTCGGCTCGCTCAGCCTGGCCATCTGGTTCCTCTGGCAAACGCTATAG
- a CDS encoding DUF3683 domain-containing protein, with the protein MSSSPESTARATQQAALPELPENATQRLREIPYNYTSFSDREIVIRLLGEESRQILTELQSERSTGRSAHMLYEVLGDIWAVQRNPYLEDDLIQNQKRRKLLLDALRHRLRQMENRRLELKQTQAERAEKIARLIEATHVLVNRFEADFHHTWDLRQRARLLLSRHTRKDNICFDGFARVAHVTDATDWRVEYPFVVLYPETEDEIGHLVRGCIALGLTIIPRGGGTGLTGGAVPLTRLSAIINTEKLLEMRPIDRATVMPGVAEAQPTLFTGAGVVTRRAMDKAEAAGLVFACDPTSADASCIGGNVAMNAGGKKAVLWGTALDNLVSWRMVTPDGNWLEVERLNHNLGKIHEQTEVSFRLKRYEADGRTPLGEEILALPGASFRKEGLGKDVTDKFLGGLPGIQKEGCDGIITSARWLLHKMPPHTRTFCLEFFGQAREAVPAIVEVRDYLDSLPKEGPQRVMLAGLEHLDERYVKAVGYGTKAQRFGRPKMVLFGDIVGDDENAVALAASAVIRLCNGRGAEGFIAVSPEARRKFWLDRARTAAIARHTNAFKLNEDVVIPLPRMGEYCDGVERINIELALRNKLLLCKTLAEFFAGELPLREYESNLEKDEVIGDRRGNALELLSLVRRRWQWLYEHLDTPLSKAEGKFAELGIEPAEFSNHTNRPTLFHRLQDYSVRASWKNEIRAHLQEIFEGDTFRPVLERVEALHRGVLRGRVFVALHMHAGDGNVHTNLPVNSENYAMLQEANEAVARIMALARSLGGVISGEHGIGITKLQFLEADEIKPFIAYKNRIDPEGRFNSGKLLPGGDLRHAYTPSFSLMGFESLIMQQSDIGAIADAVKDCLRCGKCKPVCTTHVPHANLLYSPRNKILATSLLIEAFLYEEQTRRGVSITHWKEFEDVSDHCTVCHKCFSPCPVDIDFGKVSMDMRNLLRKMGKQSFNPVKTATMTFLNATRPETIKLMRTVLIEWGYKGQRLGHAFLAPWGKAQTAHPPATHGKAPVLEQVIHFTNRKMPGKLPSKTARALLDIEDNQIVPVIRDRQKTQIDSEAVFYFPGCGSERLFSQVGLATQAMLYDLGVQTVLPPGYLCCGFPQRASGQLDKATQISTDNRVLFHRVATTLNYLDIKTVLVSCGTCLDQLSEYEFDRIFPGCRVIDIHEYLLEKGVRIEGVGGVRYLYHDPCHSPLKQQDAQKTVNGLLATADGARIGLSARCCGEAGTLAVTRPDISTQVRFRKQEELQLDTAKIHGDGYDGPVKVLTSCPSCLQGLQRYKETLNELDADYIVVELARHHLGEDWMERYIAGASNGGIERILV; encoded by the coding sequence ATGTCGTCAAGCCCAGAATCGACCGCCCGTGCGACACAGCAAGCTGCTTTGCCGGAACTCCCTGAAAACGCGACCCAGCGCCTGCGCGAAATCCCCTACAATTACACCTCGTTCTCGGATCGCGAAATCGTCATCCGTTTGCTCGGCGAGGAAAGCCGGCAAATTCTGACCGAACTGCAGAGCGAACGCTCGACCGGACGCTCTGCACACATGCTGTACGAGGTACTGGGCGATATCTGGGCAGTGCAGCGCAATCCCTATCTCGAAGACGATCTGATCCAGAATCAGAAACGCCGCAAACTGCTGCTGGACGCGTTGCGCCATCGCTTGCGGCAGATGGAAAACCGGCGCCTGGAGCTAAAACAGACGCAGGCGGAACGCGCTGAAAAAATTGCGCGGCTGATCGAAGCCACGCATGTGCTGGTCAACCGCTTCGAGGCCGATTTCCATCATACCTGGGATCTGCGTCAGCGCGCGCGCCTGCTGCTGTCGCGCCATACCCGCAAGGACAACATCTGCTTCGACGGCTTCGCGCGCGTCGCGCATGTGACCGACGCCACCGACTGGCGCGTGGAATACCCGTTCGTGGTGCTTTACCCGGAAACCGAAGATGAAATCGGCCACCTGGTGCGCGGGTGCATCGCATTGGGATTGACCATCATTCCACGCGGCGGCGGCACCGGCCTCACCGGCGGCGCGGTGCCGTTGACACGGCTTTCCGCGATCATCAATACCGAAAAACTGCTGGAGATGCGGCCGATCGATCGCGCCACCGTAATGCCGGGCGTGGCGGAAGCGCAACCGACGCTGTTTACCGGCGCCGGCGTGGTCACGCGCCGCGCGATGGATAAAGCGGAAGCCGCCGGGCTGGTGTTCGCCTGCGACCCGACCTCCGCCGACGCCTCCTGCATCGGCGGCAACGTCGCGATGAACGCCGGCGGCAAAAAAGCCGTGCTGTGGGGGACGGCGCTCGACAATCTGGTGTCCTGGCGCATGGTCACACCGGACGGCAACTGGCTGGAAGTGGAGCGACTGAACCATAATCTCGGTAAAATTCATGAGCAGACGGAAGTCAGCTTCCGCCTCAAGCGCTATGAAGCGGACGGACGCACCCCGCTCGGCGAAGAAATCCTGGCGCTGCCCGGCGCAAGTTTTCGCAAGGAAGGTCTGGGCAAGGACGTCACCGACAAGTTCCTCGGCGGCCTGCCCGGCATACAGAAGGAAGGCTGCGACGGCATCATCACCTCGGCGCGCTGGCTGCTGCACAAAATGCCGCCCCACACGCGAACTTTCTGTCTGGAATTTTTCGGTCAGGCGCGCGAAGCGGTCCCGGCCATCGTCGAGGTGCGCGACTACCTGGACAGTTTGCCGAAGGAGGGTCCGCAACGGGTGATGCTGGCCGGACTCGAACACCTGGACGAGCGCTACGTCAAGGCGGTGGGCTACGGCACCAAGGCGCAGCGTTTCGGACGCCCGAAGATGGTGCTGTTCGGCGATATCGTCGGCGACGACGAAAACGCGGTGGCGCTGGCGGCTTCCGCGGTGATACGCCTGTGCAATGGGCGCGGCGCCGAAGGCTTTATCGCCGTCAGCCCGGAAGCGCGCCGCAAATTCTGGCTCGATCGCGCGCGCACCGCCGCGATTGCGCGCCATACCAATGCCTTCAAGCTCAACGAGGACGTAGTGATTCCGTTGCCGCGCATGGGCGAGTACTGCGACGGCGTCGAGCGTATCAATATCGAACTGGCGCTGCGCAATAAATTGCTGCTGTGCAAAACCCTGGCCGAGTTTTTTGCCGGCGAACTGCCGCTGCGCGAATACGAGTCCAACCTCGAAAAGGACGAGGTGATCGGCGATCGCCGCGGCAATGCGCTCGAGCTGCTGTCGCTGGTGCGCCGGCGCTGGCAATGGCTTTACGAGCATCTCGATACGCCGCTGAGCAAGGCGGAAGGCAAGTTCGCCGAGCTGGGCATAGAACCCGCTGAGTTTTCCAATCACACCAACCGGCCTACCCTGTTTCATCGCCTGCAGGATTATTCGGTGCGCGCTTCGTGGAAAAACGAGATACGCGCGCATTTGCAGGAGATTTTCGAGGGCGACACCTTCCGTCCGGTGCTGGAGCGCGTCGAAGCGCTGCACAGGGGGGTTCTGCGCGGCCGCGTGTTCGTGGCGCTGCACATGCACGCCGGCGACGGCAACGTGCATACCAATCTGCCGGTCAATTCGGAAAACTACGCCATGCTGCAGGAGGCCAACGAGGCCGTCGCCCGCATCATGGCGCTGGCGCGTTCGCTGGGCGGGGTAATCTCCGGCGAGCACGGCATCGGCATCACCAAGCTCCAGTTTCTGGAAGCGGATGAAATAAAACCGTTTATTGCCTATAAAAACCGCATCGATCCCGAAGGGCGTTTCAATAGCGGCAAGCTGCTGCCGGGCGGCGATCTGCGCCATGCCTACACGCCGTCGTTCAGCCTGATGGGTTTCGAATCGCTGATCATGCAGCAAAGCGATATCGGTGCGATTGCCGATGCGGTCAAGGATTGTCTGCGTTGCGGCAAATGCAAGCCGGTATGCACCACCCATGTGCCGCATGCCAATCTGCTGTACTCGCCGCGCAACAAGATACTCGCCACCTCGCTGCTGATCGAAGCCTTCCTCTACGAGGAACAGACCCGGCGCGGGGTTTCCATCACTCACTGGAAAGAGTTCGAGGACGTATCGGACCATTGCACCGTCTGCCATAAGTGCTTCAGTCCCTGTCCGGTCGATATCGATTTCGGCAAGGTCAGCATGGACATGCGCAATCTGCTGCGCAAGATGGGCAAGCAAAGCTTTAACCCGGTTAAAACCGCGACCATGACCTTCCTGAACGCCACGCGCCCGGAAACCATCAAGCTGATGCGCACGGTGCTGATCGAGTGGGGTTATAAAGGCCAGCGTCTGGGGCATGCGTTTTTAGCGCCATGGGGCAAGGCGCAGACCGCCCACCCGCCGGCCACGCACGGTAAAGCGCCGGTGCTGGAACAAGTCATTCATTTCACCAACCGCAAGATGCCGGGCAAGCTGCCCAGTAAAACCGCGCGCGCACTGCTCGATATCGAAGACAATCAGATCGTGCCGGTGATACGCGACCGCCAAAAAACGCAGATCGACTCCGAGGCGGTGTTCTATTTTCCCGGCTGCGGCTCGGAACGCCTGTTTTCGCAGGTGGGACTGGCGACGCAGGCAATGCTGTACGATCTGGGCGTGCAGACGGTGCTGCCGCCCGGTTATCTGTGCTGCGGGTTTCCGCAGCGCGCGAGCGGGCAGCTCGACAAGGCCACGCAAATATCCACCGACAACCGCGTGCTGTTCCATCGCGTCGCCACCACGCTGAACTATCTCGATATCAAAACGGTGCTGGTCAGCTGCGGCACCTGTCTGGATCAGCTCAGCGAATACGAGTTCGACAGGATCTTCCCCGGCTGCCGCGTGATCGATATCCATGAATATCTGCTGGAAAAAGGCGTGCGCATCGAAGGCGTCGGCGGCGTGCGCTACCTGTATCACGACCCTTGCCATAGCCCGCTGAAACAGCAGGACGCGCAAAAGACCGTCAACGGCCTGCTGGCCACCGCCGACGGCGCGCGTATCGGCTTATCGGCGCGCTGCTGCGGCGAAGCGGGTACGCTGGCGGTGACGCGCCCGGATATTTCCACGCAGGTGCGTTTCCGCAAGCAGGAAGAGCTGCAACTGGACACGGCGAAAATACACGGCGACGGCTATGACGGTCCGGTCAAGGTGCTGACCAGCTGCCCGTCCTGCCTGCAGGGTCTGCAGCGCTACAAGGAAACCCTGAATGAACTGGATGCCGATTACATCGTCGTCGAGCTGGCCAGGCATCATCTGGGCGAGGACTGGATGGAGCGTTATATCGCCGGCGCTTCGAACGGCGGCATAGAGCGGATTCTGGTATGA
- a CDS encoding TonB-dependent receptor, whose protein sequence is MITKIKQRPKWRIGSLLPLGAALTGMAFAAEPVSEQPSTDEEITLPALKVKAAREREPAFKADTASTATRYEARLLDIPQSVSVVKKELIESQNAFNLRDALKNVSGLSIAAGEGGRTGDSITLRGFSANSDTYLDSVKENGQYFRDTFFLERVEVLKGASSVLFGRGATGGVINQIAKKPQKQMLASGQFVYGSFDFKRATTDLNIAPNDQLGVRMNALYQDAGSFRNYNYTNRWGLAPSLKFDFTPDTDITLYYLHQQESSVFDYGVPMYLGKPANVNIDTFYGFPDDRLQTFNVNIPTAVLTHRFSDDFSIVNTVRYGDYERNYRTLLFGAVTNNGLASTIARSEALRLNTQQNLYNQTSLILKQPVFGLNNTLLLGMTLGSEKYNFLSKDSTGVPSVSIFNPILTATVGAGRANDLSGVLAINRSTTAQTYAGYMTDQFELTPEWKLLGGARYEVFEAKQDDRVNNANDFSRTDRQWNPRAGLVWEPAKWQSYYASYATSFNPSAEAYTLAANNANIGPEQNRNFEIGAKFDLLDGHLSATGALFRLEKTNARTTDPNDPTQLILAGEQRTDGFELGLAGEILPDWNVSLAYAYLNAKIVKSSTTAVGSVSGTTQSLQGKVPINVPANSGVVWTSYHLTPEWEIGGGVFFSTQRYTDTVNEVTLPGYARLDAIVAYHQPHFDIQVNAFNLTDATYYESGQTYSALPGVPISAQVSLNLKY, encoded by the coding sequence ATGATCACCAAAATCAAGCAGCGCCCGAAGTGGCGAATCGGTTCCCTGCTGCCGCTGGGCGCGGCGCTGACCGGCATGGCCTTTGCCGCGGAACCGGTTTCCGAACAACCGTCAACCGATGAGGAAATCACTTTGCCCGCGCTGAAAGTCAAAGCAGCACGCGAACGCGAACCCGCCTTCAAAGCGGATACGGCCAGCACCGCAACCCGCTACGAGGCCCGGCTTCTCGACATTCCACAGTCGGTCAGCGTGGTGAAAAAGGAGCTTATCGAATCGCAGAATGCATTCAACCTGCGAGACGCGCTCAAGAACGTCAGCGGACTTTCCATTGCCGCCGGCGAAGGCGGGCGCACCGGAGATTCAATCACGCTGCGGGGTTTCAGCGCGAACTCGGACACCTACCTGGATAGCGTCAAGGAAAACGGTCAATACTTTCGCGACACCTTTTTCCTTGAGCGCGTCGAAGTACTGAAAGGCGCTTCCTCTGTGCTGTTCGGGCGCGGAGCCACGGGCGGCGTGATCAATCAGATTGCGAAGAAACCCCAGAAACAAATGCTGGCATCCGGGCAATTCGTCTACGGCTCTTTCGATTTCAAGCGCGCCACGACGGATTTAAATATTGCGCCGAACGATCAACTGGGCGTACGCATGAACGCCCTGTACCAGGATGCGGGTTCTTTCCGCAACTATAACTATACCAACCGCTGGGGTCTGGCGCCCTCGCTCAAATTCGATTTCACTCCGGATACCGACATTACGCTGTATTATTTGCACCAGCAGGAAAGCAGCGTGTTCGATTACGGCGTACCAATGTATCTGGGCAAACCTGCGAATGTGAATATCGATACTTTTTACGGCTTTCCAGATGACCGCCTGCAAACTTTCAACGTCAACATACCAACCGCGGTTCTGACCCATCGCTTCAGCGACGACTTTTCGATCGTGAATACGGTGCGCTATGGGGACTACGAACGCAATTACCGGACATTGCTGTTCGGCGCGGTCACCAACAACGGCCTGGCCTCCACCATCGCGCGTAGCGAAGCGCTGCGTTTGAATACGCAGCAAAACCTGTACAACCAGACATCGCTTATACTTAAACAGCCGGTGTTCGGCCTCAATAACACGTTGCTGTTGGGCATGACGCTGGGCAGCGAGAAATATAACTTTCTATCCAAAGACTCAACCGGCGTGCCGAGCGTATCCATTTTCAATCCGATTCTTACGGCCACGGTCGGAGCGGGACGCGCCAACGATTTAAGCGGCGTGCTGGCAATCAATCGCAGCACTACGGCGCAAACCTACGCAGGCTATATGACGGATCAATTTGAACTGACTCCGGAATGGAAGCTTCTCGGCGGCGCCCGCTATGAAGTGTTTGAGGCGAAACAGGATGACCGCGTCAACAACGCCAACGACTTCAGCCGCACCGACCGGCAATGGAATCCTCGAGCCGGTCTGGTGTGGGAACCGGCCAAGTGGCAATCCTACTACGCCAGTTACGCCACCTCGTTCAATCCGTCCGCCGAAGCCTATACCCTGGCAGCGAATAACGCCAATATCGGACCCGAACAAAACCGCAATTTCGAGATCGGCGCGAAATTCGATTTGCTGGACGGGCACCTGTCGGCAACCGGGGCCTTGTTCCGGCTGGAAAAAACCAATGCGCGCACCACCGACCCCAACGATCCCACACAGCTTATTCTGGCCGGCGAGCAACGCACCGACGGCTTTGAACTGGGTCTTGCCGGAGAAATTCTACCCGACTGGAACGTATCGCTGGCCTACGCCTACCTTAATGCCAAAATCGTCAAATCGAGTACGACGGCGGTCGGCAGCGTCAGCGGAACCACCCAGTCGCTGCAGGGAAAAGTTCCGATCAATGTCCCCGCGAACAGCGGCGTGGTCTGGACCAGCTACCATCTGACCCCTGAATGGGAAATCGGCGGCGGCGTATTCTTTAGCACGCAACGCTACACCGATACCGTCAACGAAGTAACGCTGCCCGGTTACGCCCGCCTTGATGCGATTGTTGCCTATCACCAGCCGCATTTCGATATTCAGGTCAATGCGTTCAATCTCACCGACGCGACTTACTATGAATCCGGGCAGACCTACTCGGCCTTGCCCGGTGTGCCGATATCGGCTCAAGTCAGCTTGAACTTAAAATACTGA
- a CDS encoding DUF4202 domain-containing protein, whose translation MTLPNQRLQRTLDLIDAANSEDPYHETVDGNSCPKELLYGQRMSAWLARVEPNPRETWQIAARAQHICRWEIPRDTYPMDRIGYLEWRKRLYRFHADKVGAIMRQTGYEEPEITEVQRMLLKSGIKADASVQLLEDMACLVFLDHYLEDFIAKHGHDEAKLIDIVRKSWKKMSDRGHRHAAEIALSAEAQRVIGKALAGSE comes from the coding sequence ATGACTTTACCAAACCAGCGTCTGCAACGCACTCTCGACCTGATCGACGCCGCCAATAGCGAAGATCCCTATCATGAAACAGTAGACGGCAACAGTTGCCCCAAGGAATTGCTGTATGGGCAACGGATGAGCGCCTGGCTGGCGCGCGTTGAGCCGAACCCGCGCGAAACCTGGCAGATTGCCGCGCGCGCGCAGCATATCTGCCGCTGGGAAATCCCGCGCGACACTTATCCCATGGACAGAATCGGTTATCTGGAGTGGCGCAAGCGCCTGTACCGTTTCCATGCCGACAAGGTTGGCGCGATCATGCGGCAAACCGGTTATGAAGAGCCCGAGATTACCGAAGTTCAGCGCATGCTGCTGAAGAGTGGCATCAAGGCCGATGCATCGGTGCAACTGCTGGAAGATATGGCTTGCCTGGTCTTCCTGGATCACTACCTGGAGGACTTCATCGCCAAACATGGACATGACGAAGCCAAGCTGATCGATATCGTGCGTAAATCCTGGAAAAAAATGTCGGATCGCGGGCATCGCCATGCTGCGGAAATCGCGCTATCGGCTGAGGCGCAACGTGTGATCGGAAAAGCGTTGGCCGGCAGTGAATAA
- a CDS encoding AAA family ATPase yields the protein MSKITRIKLENFTAFSSLDVEFSKGVNIIIGANGTGKTHLLKVLYAACAVTMGEDKEKGFARKLLGVFNPYQQRMTRLIRRQQGLLPANIAIRRDNGNSLKAVIDTRKADVTNVHVTGEGKWQTSGLESAYIPVKEMLAHAPGFLSTVAKREIAFEEVYVDIIKRAFLPTLRGPTDRDRKRLLNVLQTAIEGKVITKGEYFFLKNKQGDLEFTLLAEGMRKLALVWLLIQNGTLLAGSVLFWDEPEANLNPSLMGEVVEVILELQRLGVQIFLTTHNYVLLKEFDLRKKKDDAVRYLSLFRDEDEPDAVSAHVCDDYLGIDPNAIAATFNNLYDGELMRSLGGIKA from the coding sequence ATGAGTAAAATCACTCGCATTAAACTGGAAAACTTCACGGCATTTTCATCGCTGGATGTAGAATTTTCGAAAGGAGTGAATATCATTATCGGCGCCAACGGGACAGGAAAAACCCACTTACTGAAAGTGCTTTATGCTGCCTGCGCCGTCACGATGGGTGAAGACAAGGAAAAGGGATTTGCCAGAAAATTGCTTGGCGTATTCAACCCTTACCAGCAGCGCATGACGCGCCTGATTCGCCGTCAACAAGGATTACTCCCGGCGAACATCGCCATACGCCGCGATAATGGCAATTCGCTCAAGGCCGTAATAGACACCAGAAAAGCCGACGTAACGAATGTTCATGTCACGGGTGAGGGCAAATGGCAAACCTCAGGCCTGGAGTCTGCATACATCCCGGTCAAGGAAATGCTTGCGCATGCGCCGGGATTTCTTTCCACAGTCGCCAAGCGGGAGATTGCCTTTGAGGAAGTCTATGTAGACATCATCAAGCGCGCATTTTTGCCAACGCTGAGAGGACCAACCGATCGAGACCGAAAACGGCTGCTAAATGTTTTGCAAACCGCGATTGAGGGCAAAGTAATCACCAAGGGTGAGTATTTTTTTCTGAAGAACAAGCAAGGGGATCTCGAATTTACCTTGCTGGCGGAAGGCATGCGCAAACTGGCGCTGGTATGGCTGTTGATACAGAACGGCACGCTACTGGCTGGCTCCGTGCTGTTCTGGGACGAGCCGGAGGCCAATCTTAATCCATCCTTGATGGGTGAAGTCGTCGAAGTGATTCTGGAACTGCAACGCCTGGGCGTACAGATTTTTCTGACCACGCATAACTATGTGTTACTGAAAGAGTTCGATCTGCGCAAAAAAAAGGACGATGCCGTTCGCTACCTCTCCCTGTTTCGGGATGAAGATGAACCCGACGCAGTGTCGGCTCATGTATGCGACGATTATCTCGGCATTGACCCCAATGCGATTGCCGCGACATTCAATAATCTCTATGACGGGGAACTCATGCGCAGCCTGGGAGGAATCAAGGCATGA
- a CDS encoding Fe2+-dependent dioxygenase, giving the protein MLLHIPEILSQPQIEKCRNILETAYWVDGRVTAGTQSAQVKNNLQLPEDSKAGRAARAVVLEGLEKSALFLSAALPKQIFPPLFNRYEGETNAFGNHIDNAIRTVSETGLRVRTDLSATLFLAHPEDYDGGELVIEDTYGNHAVKLPAGDLVLYPGSSLHRVEPVTRGSRLASFFWLESMVRETERRRLLFEMDMAILELRQTHGDISPSVNLTGCYHNLLRMWADV; this is encoded by the coding sequence ATGCTGTTGCACATCCCCGAAATCCTGTCGCAACCCCAGATTGAAAAGTGCCGGAACATCCTGGAAACCGCCTATTGGGTGGACGGACGCGTCACTGCCGGAACCCAGTCAGCGCAAGTAAAAAACAACCTGCAACTGCCCGAAGATTCGAAAGCCGGCCGTGCCGCCCGAGCGGTCGTGCTGGAAGGGTTGGAAAAAAGCGCCTTGTTTTTATCCGCAGCTCTCCCGAAACAAATTTTCCCTCCGCTGTTCAACCGTTACGAAGGCGAAACCAACGCCTTCGGCAACCATATAGACAATGCGATACGCACCGTCTCCGAAACCGGCCTTAGAGTTCGCACCGATCTTTCGGCTACCCTGTTTCTTGCCCATCCGGAAGACTACGACGGCGGCGAATTGGTAATCGAGGATACATACGGCAACCACGCCGTCAAATTGCCGGCAGGCGATCTGGTGCTTTATCCCGGTTCGAGCCTGCACCGCGTCGAGCCGGTGACGCGAGGCAGCAGACTCGCTTCGTTTTTCTGGCTGGAAAGCATGGTGCGCGAGACCGAGCGCAGACGCCTGCTGTTCGAAATGGACATGGCAATCCTGGAATTGCGCCAGACGCATGGCGACATTTCCCCTTCCGTCAATCTGACCGGCTGTTACCACAATTTGCTCAGAATGTGGGCCGATGTCTGA
- a CDS encoding PhoH family protein, whose amino-acid sequence MAKSPAVQRIKCKSQKRQTIEFLEHTLSVNGRAIEEGPRKKKWSIHDLRTIKPLTATQSDFFRAFFEGYQIIAYGSAGTGKSYIGLFLALNELLRDDSRQNRIIIVRSAVPTRDIGFMPGTLDEKILFYETPYRDIMSDLVGKSTTYDDMKAAGLVEFVTTSYVRGVSWNNAIVLIDECQNMTRQEINSIMTRIGKNTRVIAMGDMTQTDLNRKRGDDSGMAWFLSVAQGMPEFDLIQFSVHDIVRSNFVKSWITACEEALPAA is encoded by the coding sequence ATGGCAAAAAGCCCTGCTGTTCAACGTATTAAATGTAAATCGCAGAAGAGGCAGACAATAGAGTTTTTAGAGCATACGCTTTCAGTCAATGGACGCGCTATCGAAGAAGGTCCCCGTAAGAAAAAGTGGTCTATCCACGATCTCCGAACCATCAAACCCCTCACAGCTACCCAATCCGACTTTTTCAGAGCCTTTTTCGAAGGTTATCAGATTATCGCCTACGGCTCCGCCGGCACCGGCAAATCCTACATCGGCCTGTTTCTGGCGCTCAATGAACTGCTGCGAGACGACTCCCGGCAAAATCGCATCATTATCGTTCGTTCCGCAGTACCTACCCGCGACATAGGCTTCATGCCGGGCACGCTGGATGAAAAAATCCTGTTTTATGAAACGCCTTATCGCGACATCATGTCGGATCTGGTCGGCAAATCCACAACCTACGACGATATGAAGGCCGCCGGCCTGGTGGAGTTCGTTACCACTTCTTATGTGCGTGGCGTTTCCTGGAACAACGCCATCGTTCTGATCGACGAATGCCAGAATATGACACGCCAGGAAATCAATTCGATCATGACGCGTATCGGCAAAAATACCCGCGTTATCGCGATGGGCGACATGACCCAGACCGACCTGAACCGGAAAAGAGGCGACGATTCCGGCATGGCGTGGTTTTTAAGCGTCGCGCAAGGCATGCCGGAATTCGATCTGATCCAGTTTTCCGTGCATGATATTGTGCGCTCCAACTTTGTCAAGTCATGGATTACGGCTTGTGAAGAGGCGCTGCCGGCGGCCTGA